One Oryza sativa Japonica Group chromosome 8, ASM3414082v1 DNA window includes the following coding sequences:
- the LOC4344427 gene encoding serine/threonine-protein kinase STY17 isoform X3, translating into MEDLSLERRRRNDTGDNTGSMSISSRYPKTKLIHEIIFSSLDKPKLLSRLTLLLSEVGLNIREAHVYSTTDGFCLDVFVVDGWDTEETDDLIIKIKEALSHKNASPSNSTNSSASTNQQKIAELQQQVGDSEIDWNLLTTGEKIATGSSADLYRGTYNGLDVAVKILRDSHFNNPSEVEFLQEILILRSVNHENVLQFYGACTRPQKYCIVTEYMPGGNLYDFLHKQNNVLDLLTILRIAISISKGMNYLHQNNIIHRDLKTANLLMGYHQVVKIADFGVARQGNQEGQMTAETGTYRWMAPEIINHKPYDNKADVFSFAIVLWELVTLKVPYDNMTPLQAALGVRQGFRLEIPSSVNPRLSKLIQRCWDEDPDVRPVFAEIVIELEDILQHAQANSRGASRRSRAKIQKKSPR; encoded by the exons ATGGAAGACCTCAGCttggagagaagaagaagaaacgaCACAGGAGACAACACCGGCTCCATGTCCATCTCCTCTAG GTACCCCAAAACTAAGCTTATTCATGAGATTATCTTCTCTTCCCTGGACAAGCCCAAGCTTCTTAGCAGG CTCACTCTACTCTTGTCTGAGGTTGGACTGAATATTCGTGAAGCCCATGTTTACTCCACAACTGATGGCTTCTGTTTGGACGTTTTTGTTGTTGATGGCTGGGACACAGAG GAGACAGATGATTTGATCATCAAGATTAAGGAGGCATTGTCGCACAAAAAT GCATCACCATCTAATTCAACAAATTCTTCAGCCTCGACAAATCAGCAGAAAATAGCTGAGCTACAACAGCAGGTTGGAGATTCTGAAATTGACTGGAACTTGCTAACAACAGGGGAAAAGATTGCTACTGGATCTTCTGCTGACTT GTATCGAGGAACTTACAATGGTCTTGATGTTGCTGTAAAGATTCTCAGAGATTCTCATTTCAACAATCCGTCAGAAGTTGAGTTCTTACAGGAAATACTTATTCTAAG GAGTGTTAATCATGAAAATGTTCTTCAATTTTATGGGGCATGCACAAGGCCTCAAAAGTATTGCATTGTAACAG AATACATGCCTGGAGGGAATTTATATGACTTTCTTCACAAGCAAAATAATGTTTTGGACCTCCTTACgattttaaggattgctatcAGTATTTCAAAGGGGATGAATTATCTGCATCAGAATAACATCATTCATAGAGATCTGAAGACTGCAAACCTGCTCATGGGCTATCATCAA GTTGTGAAGATCGCAGACTTTGGTGTGGCTCGACAAGGAAATCAAGAGGGACAAATGACTGCTGAAACTGGAACCTATAGATGGATGGCACCCGAG ATCATTAACCATAAGCCTTATGATAACAAAGCAGATGTGTTCAGCTTTGCTATTGTTCTGTGGGAGCTGGTAACTTTGAAG GTCCCATACGATAACATGACGCCCTTGCAGGCTGCACTAGGAGTAAGGCAG GGATTTCGCTTGGAGATTCCCTCAAGTGTGAACCCGAGATTGTCAAAACTGATTCAGCGGTGTTGGGACGAAGATCCTGATGTCCGGCCTGTTTTTGCAGAGATTGTCATCGAACTTGAAGACATCTTACAGCATGCCCAG GCAAACAGCAGGGGAGCCAGTCGGCGTTCTAGAGCTAAGATACAGAAGAAATCACCTCGATAG
- the LOC4344427 gene encoding serine/threonine-protein kinase STY8 isoform X1 — MEMEAEDWGESSSPPRPHPEADMVNKEKDPEEMKRKLKERILELEKEEVPLPDDASAFVHHLSRLPKRYLFDLGVDRVDDVLLHWRILTHCAHPQNRPVFHARFQKSIPLPDSDFDPCQRLMEDLSLERRRRNDTGDNTGSMSISSRYPKTKLIHEIIFSSLDKPKLLSRLTLLLSEVGLNIREAHVYSTTDGFCLDVFVVDGWDTEETDDLIIKIKEALSHKNASPSNSTNSSASTNQQKIAELQQQVGDSEIDWNLLTTGEKIATGSSADLYRGTYNGLDVAVKILRDSHFNNPSEVEFLQEILILRSVNHENVLQFYGACTRPQKYCIVTEYMPGGNLYDFLHKQNNVLDLLTILRIAISISKGMNYLHQNNIIHRDLKTANLLMGYHQVVKIADFGVARQGNQEGQMTAETGTYRWMAPEIINHKPYDNKADVFSFAIVLWELVTLKVPYDNMTPLQAALGVRQGFRLEIPSSVNPRLSKLIQRCWDEDPDVRPVFAEIVIELEDILQHAQANSRGASRRSRAKIQKKSPR; from the exons ATGGAAATGGAGGCGGAGGATTGGGGGGAGAGCTCGTCGCCGCCACGGCCACACCCAGAGGCAGACATGGTGAATAAAGAGAAGGACCCCGAGGAGATGAAGAGGAAGCTGAAGGAGCGAATCCTGGAGCTGGAGAAGGAGGAGGTCCCCCTCCCCGACGACGCCTCCGCCTTCGTCCACCACCTGTCGCGCCTCCCCAAAAGGTATCTCTTCGACCTCGGCGTTGACAGGGTGGACGACGTCCTCCTCCACTGGAGGATCCTCACCCACTGCGCCCACCCACAGAATCGCCCCGTCTTCCACGCCCGCTTCCAAAAGTCCATTCCTCTCCCGGATTCCGATTTCGATCCATGCCAGAGGCTCATGGAAGACCTCAGCttggagagaagaagaagaaacgaCACAGGAGACAACACCGGCTCCATGTCCATCTCCTCTAG GTACCCCAAAACTAAGCTTATTCATGAGATTATCTTCTCTTCCCTGGACAAGCCCAAGCTTCTTAGCAGG CTCACTCTACTCTTGTCTGAGGTTGGACTGAATATTCGTGAAGCCCATGTTTACTCCACAACTGATGGCTTCTGTTTGGACGTTTTTGTTGTTGATGGCTGGGACACAGAG GAGACAGATGATTTGATCATCAAGATTAAGGAGGCATTGTCGCACAAAAAT GCATCACCATCTAATTCAACAAATTCTTCAGCCTCGACAAATCAGCAGAAAATAGCTGAGCTACAACAGCAGGTTGGAGATTCTGAAATTGACTGGAACTTGCTAACAACAGGGGAAAAGATTGCTACTGGATCTTCTGCTGACTT GTATCGAGGAACTTACAATGGTCTTGATGTTGCTGTAAAGATTCTCAGAGATTCTCATTTCAACAATCCGTCAGAAGTTGAGTTCTTACAGGAAATACTTATTCTAAG GAGTGTTAATCATGAAAATGTTCTTCAATTTTATGGGGCATGCACAAGGCCTCAAAAGTATTGCATTGTAACAG AATACATGCCTGGAGGGAATTTATATGACTTTCTTCACAAGCAAAATAATGTTTTGGACCTCCTTACgattttaaggattgctatcAGTATTTCAAAGGGGATGAATTATCTGCATCAGAATAACATCATTCATAGAGATCTGAAGACTGCAAACCTGCTCATGGGCTATCATCAA GTTGTGAAGATCGCAGACTTTGGTGTGGCTCGACAAGGAAATCAAGAGGGACAAATGACTGCTGAAACTGGAACCTATAGATGGATGGCACCCGAG ATCATTAACCATAAGCCTTATGATAACAAAGCAGATGTGTTCAGCTTTGCTATTGTTCTGTGGGAGCTGGTAACTTTGAAG GTCCCATACGATAACATGACGCCCTTGCAGGCTGCACTAGGAGTAAGGCAG GGATTTCGCTTGGAGATTCCCTCAAGTGTGAACCCGAGATTGTCAAAACTGATTCAGCGGTGTTGGGACGAAGATCCTGATGTCCGGCCTGTTTTTGCAGAGATTGTCATCGAACTTGAAGACATCTTACAGCATGCCCAG GCAAACAGCAGGGGAGCCAGTCGGCGTTCTAGAGCTAAGATACAGAAGAAATCACCTCGATAG
- the LOC4344427 gene encoding serine/threonine-protein kinase STY46 isoform X2, whose amino-acid sequence MEMEAEDWGESSSPPRPHPEADMVNKEKDPEEMKRKLKERILELEKEEVPLPDDASAFVHHLSRLPKRYLFDLGVDRVDDVLLHWRILTHCAHPQNRPVFHARFQKSIPLPDSDFDPCQRLMEDLSLERRRRNDTGDNTGSMSISSRYPKTKLIHEIIFSSLDKPKLLSRLTLLLSEVGLNIREAHVYSTTDGFCLDVFVVDGWDTEETDDLIIKIKEALSHKNASPSNSTNSSASTNQQKIAELQQQVGDSEIDWNLLTTGEKIATGSSADLYRGTYNGLDVAVKILRDSHFNNPSEVEFLQEILILRSVNHENVLQFYGACTRPQKYCIVTEYMPGGNLYDFLHKQNNVLDLLTILRIAISISKGMNYLHQNNIIHRDLKTANLLMGYHQVVKIADFGVARQGNQEGQMTAETGTYRWMAPEIINHKPYDNKADVFSFAIVLWELVTLKVPYDNMTPLQAALGVRQRLSSNLKTSYSMPRQTAGEPVGVLELRYRRNHLDRVSYQRLSCSFVFILFGKTG is encoded by the exons ATGGAAATGGAGGCGGAGGATTGGGGGGAGAGCTCGTCGCCGCCACGGCCACACCCAGAGGCAGACATGGTGAATAAAGAGAAGGACCCCGAGGAGATGAAGAGGAAGCTGAAGGAGCGAATCCTGGAGCTGGAGAAGGAGGAGGTCCCCCTCCCCGACGACGCCTCCGCCTTCGTCCACCACCTGTCGCGCCTCCCCAAAAGGTATCTCTTCGACCTCGGCGTTGACAGGGTGGACGACGTCCTCCTCCACTGGAGGATCCTCACCCACTGCGCCCACCCACAGAATCGCCCCGTCTTCCACGCCCGCTTCCAAAAGTCCATTCCTCTCCCGGATTCCGATTTCGATCCATGCCAGAGGCTCATGGAAGACCTCAGCttggagagaagaagaagaaacgaCACAGGAGACAACACCGGCTCCATGTCCATCTCCTCTAG GTACCCCAAAACTAAGCTTATTCATGAGATTATCTTCTCTTCCCTGGACAAGCCCAAGCTTCTTAGCAGG CTCACTCTACTCTTGTCTGAGGTTGGACTGAATATTCGTGAAGCCCATGTTTACTCCACAACTGATGGCTTCTGTTTGGACGTTTTTGTTGTTGATGGCTGGGACACAGAG GAGACAGATGATTTGATCATCAAGATTAAGGAGGCATTGTCGCACAAAAAT GCATCACCATCTAATTCAACAAATTCTTCAGCCTCGACAAATCAGCAGAAAATAGCTGAGCTACAACAGCAGGTTGGAGATTCTGAAATTGACTGGAACTTGCTAACAACAGGGGAAAAGATTGCTACTGGATCTTCTGCTGACTT GTATCGAGGAACTTACAATGGTCTTGATGTTGCTGTAAAGATTCTCAGAGATTCTCATTTCAACAATCCGTCAGAAGTTGAGTTCTTACAGGAAATACTTATTCTAAG GAGTGTTAATCATGAAAATGTTCTTCAATTTTATGGGGCATGCACAAGGCCTCAAAAGTATTGCATTGTAACAG AATACATGCCTGGAGGGAATTTATATGACTTTCTTCACAAGCAAAATAATGTTTTGGACCTCCTTACgattttaaggattgctatcAGTATTTCAAAGGGGATGAATTATCTGCATCAGAATAACATCATTCATAGAGATCTGAAGACTGCAAACCTGCTCATGGGCTATCATCAA GTTGTGAAGATCGCAGACTTTGGTGTGGCTCGACAAGGAAATCAAGAGGGACAAATGACTGCTGAAACTGGAACCTATAGATGGATGGCACCCGAG ATCATTAACCATAAGCCTTATGATAACAAAGCAGATGTGTTCAGCTTTGCTATTGTTCTGTGGGAGCTGGTAACTTTGAAG GTCCCATACGATAACATGACGCCCTTGCAGGCTGCACTAGGAGTAAGGCAG AGATTGTCATCGAACTTGAAGACATCTTACAGCATGCCCAG GCAAACAGCAGGGGAGCCAGTCGGCGTTCTAGAGCTAAGATACAGAAGAAATCACCTCGATAGAGTATCATACCAAAGGTTATCTTGCTCTTTTGTTTTCATTCTTTTTGGTAAAACAGGCTAA